CAGATAAGGAGGAGGGCTTGGCCCTCCTCCACCTGCCTTTTAAGCAGGAGGTAAGAATATGGCTATAGAAAAAATAGGCAGTATAAACCCGAACCCGATCTCTAATATAGATATGAAGGTTGTTCCCAAAACTCTGGTTGTTCCCAAAACTCCGCCTCCTGTTCCCGAAAAAATGAAAATTCAGCCTTCCGGGAAAACGGAAGGAGAGGCAGTGCCAAAGAATTTAACCAAGTTCAAAGATCCTCCCTTTTTCCCTATTGGAGATACGTGGAGTATATTTAAAGAATAAGCAGGACACCTTGGCACTGAAAATAATTTTAAAACCCCAGGAACGTCTAATTTTGGATGGTGCTGTCATCATCAACGGCAGCAGCAAGTGCGAATTGATTATTGAAAACAATGTCCCTATTTTGCGCGAAAAAGACATCCTCCGTGAAAAAGAGGCCGTAACCCCTTGCAAACGGATTTACTTTATGATCCAGCTCATGTACGTAGACAAAAAAGATCTCGCCGTGAAACATGAAACCTACTGGGCCTTGATCAAGGATGTCATTGAAGCAGCGCCAAGTACGTCGGAATTGCTCGGACAGATAAGCCACCATATTTTGAATGGTACCTACTACCAGGCGCTTAAATTAGCCAAAAGATTAATCCGCTATGAAGAGGAGGTTACAAAACATGCCA
This sequence is a window from Deltaproteobacteria bacterium. Protein-coding genes within it:
- a CDS encoding flagellar biosynthesis repressor FlbT, with amino-acid sequence MALKIILKPQERLILDGAVIINGSSKCELIIENNVPILREKDILREKEAVTPCKRIYFMIQLMYVDKKDLAVKHETYWALIKDVIEAAPSTSELLGQISHHILNGTYYQALKLAKRLIRYEEEVTKHASIRA